The following proteins are co-located in the Paenibacillus sp. FSL H8-0079 genome:
- a CDS encoding IS1182 family transposase: MYIQYTMDQLFLPMDLETDIPKNHLVRVVNNAINRLSDSIFNSAYPGGGRHSYHPKMLTKIIIYAYTQRIYSSRQIAKAVRENIMFMWIAGRQQPDFRTINRFRSERMKEVLETVFTHVLELLVQEQYVSLDHYFLDGTKLEANANRYTFVWKKAVVKHQAKLQEKVHTLFQAIEEAENEEDTLHTGTDLPELGEVSALTAEKLEQAVKQLEEKLSEKPKSKTLKKAVRQLCKDFLPRLQKYEHQIQTAGERGSYSKTDPDATFMRMKEDHMRNGQLKPGYNVQIGTENQFVLGYSVHQRPTDTKCLKPHLDHLEEQLGKRVKTVIADAGYGSEENYSYLEEKNIHGIVKYGTYHKEKTRAWKQALGKVDHWSYNETEDTWTCAAGQTLPFRYESQAVTESGYAIRTRHYRSADCSECPLKTKCTTAKGNREITVSLTYMRQKNEMRERLRSEEGYTLSVRRMTEPESVFGQIKNNRGFRRFLLRGLQKVSLEVGWLCLAHNLLKKATLTEKRKKDKAE; encoded by the coding sequence TTGTACATTCAATATACCATGGATCAACTTTTCTTGCCAATGGATTTGGAGACAGATATCCCCAAAAATCACCTCGTTCGTGTTGTGAATAACGCAATCAATCGCCTCAGCGATTCCATTTTTAACTCGGCGTATCCTGGCGGGGGTCGCCATAGCTATCATCCCAAAATGCTCACCAAAATCATCATCTACGCCTACACCCAGCGCATCTATTCTTCCCGGCAAATTGCCAAGGCGGTTCGCGAAAATATCATGTTCATGTGGATAGCCGGGCGGCAACAACCGGATTTCCGGACCATTAATCGCTTTCGTTCCGAGCGGATGAAAGAGGTCTTGGAAACTGTGTTTACCCATGTGCTGGAGCTGTTGGTTCAGGAGCAATACGTGTCCTTGGATCACTATTTTTTGGACGGAACCAAGCTTGAAGCGAATGCGAATCGCTACACCTTTGTGTGGAAAAAAGCCGTCGTCAAGCACCAGGCCAAGCTGCAAGAAAAAGTACATACCTTGTTTCAAGCCATCGAAGAAGCGGAAAACGAAGAAGATACCCTCCACACCGGAACCGACCTGCCTGAACTTGGCGAAGTCTCGGCTCTCACTGCGGAAAAACTGGAACAAGCCGTCAAGCAATTGGAGGAAAAGCTAAGCGAAAAACCGAAGAGCAAAACATTAAAAAAAGCGGTGCGACAGTTGTGCAAAGACTTCCTGCCCCGGTTGCAAAAGTATGAGCATCAGATCCAAACTGCTGGTGAGCGGGGCAGTTACAGCAAAACCGATCCAGATGCGACGTTCATGCGAATGAAAGAAGACCACATGCGAAATGGTCAACTAAAGCCTGGATACAATGTACAAATCGGAACGGAAAACCAGTTTGTATTGGGCTACAGTGTACACCAGCGGCCCACGGACACCAAATGTCTGAAACCGCACCTGGATCATCTGGAAGAGCAGCTTGGTAAAAGAGTGAAAACCGTCATTGCCGATGCCGGGTATGGAAGCGAAGAAAATTACAGCTATTTGGAAGAAAAAAACATCCACGGCATCGTCAAATACGGAACATACCATAAAGAGAAAACGAGGGCATGGAAGCAAGCGCTGGGCAAAGTGGACCACTGGAGCTACAACGAAACCGAAGATACATGGACCTGTGCGGCAGGGCAAACGTTACCATTCCGGTATGAAAGTCAGGCGGTCACGGAGAGTGGCTACGCGATTCGAACCCGCCATTATCGAAGTGCAGACTGTAGCGAATGTCCCCTGAAAACCAAATGCACAACAGCGAAAGGCAATCGGGAGATTACCGTCAGTCTTACCTATATGCGTCAAAAAAACGAGATGCGGGAACGGTTACGTAGTGAGGAAGGATATACCCTTTCAGTTCGGCGCATGACGGAGCCTGAGAGTGTGTTTGGACAAATTAAAAATAACCGGGGATTCCGAAGATTCCTGCTTCGCGGCTTGCAAAAAGTGAGCCTGGAGGTTGGGTGGCTTTGCCTTGCCCACAATCTACTCAAAAAAGCCACATTGACAGAAAAACGCAAAAAGGACAAAGCAGAATAA
- a CDS encoding MmcQ/YjbR family DNA-binding protein: protein MKDTMIEYSLKKKGAIKDYPFGPNPVAMKVAGKMFALIFENEENCRLNLKCDPIIAENLREQHEAVQPGYHMNKKHWNTITLDGSLSDEDIYVMIDHSYELVVKSLPKSVRESLSE, encoded by the coding sequence TTGAAGGATACGATGATTGAATACAGTTTGAAGAAGAAAGGTGCGATCAAGGATTATCCATTTGGGCCTAATCCAGTCGCGATGAAGGTTGCGGGTAAGATGTTCGCGCTTATTTTTGAAAACGAAGAGAACTGTCGCTTGAACTTAAAATGTGATCCCATTATTGCAGAGAACCTGAGAGAGCAGCATGAAGCGGTTCAACCGGGATATCATATGAACAAAAAACACTGGAATACCATTACGCTGGATGGTTCATTGTCAGATGAGGATATCTACGTCATGATTGATCACTCTTATGAACTGGTTGTCAAATCCCTTCCGAAAAGCGTTCGGGAATCTCTGTCCGAATAG
- a CDS encoding MurR/RpiR family transcriptional regulator, translating into MKILTQLSDMHNFTPNEKSIASYILTHKDRILHLNVQELAKVTYTSHSAINRLIHKLELTGFKEFIIRLAREFEQDSAQNISNVDPNYPFSLGESSLQVAKEIAELMKETIEKNVAYMDDDLLSHTAQLLDRAERIFIYAMGDSQIRAKSFQNKLFKINKYVVIATELSEWAHHTVNLTTRDCAIFLTYHGKSQSYITAAHHFKREHIPFITITATSHSELAKLSTICIRVPNDEVKLAKIGSFSSQIAFEYVLNVIYSCIYKINYATNRQTSAETYEKLQVSDLLSDD; encoded by the coding sequence TTGAAAATACTAACTCAATTATCCGACATGCATAACTTTACACCAAATGAAAAAAGCATCGCTTCCTACATATTGACACATAAGGACCGTATTCTTCACTTAAATGTGCAAGAACTCGCGAAAGTTACCTATACCTCGCATTCGGCAATTAACCGACTCATTCACAAACTTGAACTCACTGGCTTCAAAGAATTCATCATCAGACTTGCCCGGGAATTTGAGCAGGACTCCGCCCAGAACATATCCAATGTGGACCCTAATTATCCGTTCAGTCTGGGTGAGTCTTCGCTTCAGGTGGCAAAAGAAATTGCCGAATTAATGAAGGAAACCATCGAGAAGAATGTGGCCTATATGGACGATGACTTGCTGTCACACACAGCGCAATTATTGGATCGGGCTGAACGGATATTCATCTACGCCATGGGCGATTCACAGATCCGGGCGAAAAGTTTTCAAAATAAACTGTTCAAAATCAATAAATATGTAGTCATTGCCACCGAGCTGTCTGAATGGGCGCACCATACCGTCAATCTGACGACAAGAGACTGTGCTATTTTCCTCACCTATCATGGAAAATCTCAGAGTTATATTACAGCGGCCCATCATTTTAAGCGTGAACACATTCCTTTTATCACCATCACAGCAACCAGTCACAGCGAACTGGCAAAGCTCAGCACGATCTGTATCCGCGTTCCCAATGATGAAGTGAAGCTTGCCAAGATCGGATCATTTTCTTCCCAGATTGCTTTTGAATATGTGTTAAACGTCATCTACTCCTGCATTTATAAAATCAACTATGCGACGAATAGACAGACATCAGCCGAGACATATGAGAAACTCCAGGTCAGTGACCTGTTAAGTGACGATTAA
- a CDS encoding Gfo/Idh/MocA family oxidoreductase codes for MLTIGYIGNGKSANRYHLPFSLNRDYLNVKTIYARSPEKTEWPRISDVIYTDDVSAVMNDEEIQLVVICTHTVSHYSYAKMALDHGKHVLVEKPFMLTQAEAISIFQYAKDKNLVIQCYQNRRYDSDFFTTKKVIESGKLGDLLEVEMHYDYYRPEIPNNISHFSKYHSYLYGHGVHTIDQVLSYFGKPDTIHSDVRQLLGEGRMNDYFDLDFYYSSLKVSVKSSFFRLKPRPSFVVYGKKGVFVKQTEDRQEEHLKLFYLPKGHADFGVDLPQHYGVLTYLDDEGIYHEEKVVSETGDYARVYDDIYESIVHGKDKVIRDEETITAMGILEQGIAACK; via the coding sequence ATGTTAACCATCGGATACATTGGTAATGGTAAAAGTGCGAATCGTTACCATCTTCCTTTTTCATTGAATCGAGATTATCTGAACGTAAAGACCATCTATGCTCGTAGCCCGGAAAAAACGGAATGGCCGAGAATATCGGACGTAATCTACACCGATGACGTTTCCGCGGTGATGAATGATGAGGAGATTCAATTGGTTGTGATCTGCACACACACAGTGTCCCATTATTCATACGCGAAAATGGCACTCGATCACGGAAAACATGTGCTTGTGGAGAAACCGTTCATGTTAACCCAGGCGGAAGCCATATCCATCTTCCAATACGCCAAAGATAAAAATCTGGTGATCCAATGTTATCAGAACAGACGTTATGATTCGGACTTCTTTACAACAAAGAAAGTGATTGAATCAGGGAAGCTGGGGGATCTGCTGGAAGTAGAGATGCACTACGATTACTACCGTCCGGAAATCCCGAACAACATCTCTCATTTTTCCAAATATCACAGTTATCTATACGGACATGGGGTGCATACCATCGATCAGGTGTTGTCCTATTTCGGCAAACCGGATACGATCCATTCCGATGTGCGTCAACTGCTTGGTGAGGGAAGAATGAACGATTACTTTGATCTGGACTTCTATTATTCCTCACTCAAAGTGTCCGTCAAATCAAGCTTTTTCCGTTTGAAGCCCCGTCCAAGTTTTGTGGTATATGGCAAGAAGGGTGTGTTCGTGAAACAAACGGAGGACCGGCAGGAGGAACATCTGAAATTGTTTTATCTGCCCAAGGGACATGCTGATTTTGGTGTGGATCTCCCGCAGCACTATGGCGTCTTGACCTATCTGGATGATGAAGGAATCTATCATGAGGAAAAAGTGGTTTCGGAGACTGGGGATTATGCCCGAGTGTATGATGATATCTATGAATCCATTGTACATGGCAAGGATAAGGTCATCAGAGATGAAGAAACGATTACCGCGATGGGGATTCTGGAACAAGGTATAGCAGCGTGCAAATAA
- a CDS encoding zinc-binding dehydrogenase: MMKAAIYYGKNDIRVEEKPMPVVGPTDVLVRNLRGGICGTDINIVKVGQGDMGISLGSEFGHEMVGEVVEIGSDVASEIHIGMRVGINPITAKKVGRRKSLECSGFSQYVLVEEAKLDYNLYEIDPSVPAEVASLIEPMSVGRHGAFSADPKPEDRIVVMGAGPIGLLAAASLIAEGMKQVCVVDIDEWRLAKAAGLGALTVNTSTTTLEEGLAAQYGTVNVYGVEVPNVDVYIDAAGAPVLFEKIMKIVKPQARISIIAVYKTEVPISLQQVMSKEVQVKGSSGYTHEDFSMVVKHLTHFHHELSTLVTQVYKLDDIQDAFNTAIQAKGTVKVVVDLT; the protein is encoded by the coding sequence ATGATGAAAGCAGCTATTTATTATGGTAAAAATGATATTCGTGTGGAAGAAAAACCAATGCCGGTTGTTGGTCCAACCGATGTTCTGGTACGAAACCTGCGCGGTGGAATCTGCGGAACCGATATTAATATTGTTAAAGTGGGTCAAGGGGATATGGGCATCAGCCTGGGCTCTGAATTTGGACATGAGATGGTTGGTGAAGTTGTCGAGATCGGATCTGACGTTGCTTCGGAGATCCACATCGGAATGCGTGTAGGCATTAATCCCATTACCGCCAAAAAAGTCGGACGGCGCAAATCGCTGGAATGCTCCGGATTCTCCCAGTACGTTCTGGTGGAAGAAGCCAAGCTTGATTATAACTTATATGAAATAGATCCAAGTGTTCCGGCAGAAGTAGCCTCATTGATTGAGCCTATGAGTGTAGGACGACATGGTGCATTCAGTGCAGATCCGAAACCTGAAGATCGAATTGTCGTCATGGGCGCGGGTCCGATTGGCCTGCTGGCTGCTGCAAGTCTGATTGCTGAGGGAATGAAACAGGTATGTGTTGTGGATATCGATGAATGGCGTCTCGCCAAAGCTGCAGGACTCGGTGCTCTGACCGTGAATACCTCCACTACTACACTAGAAGAGGGACTGGCTGCACAATACGGCACCGTTAATGTATACGGCGTTGAGGTACCGAATGTCGATGTATATATCGATGCGGCTGGTGCTCCGGTGTTGTTCGAGAAGATCATGAAGATCGTCAAACCGCAGGCCAGAATCTCCATTATTGCCGTGTACAAAACCGAGGTGCCTATCAGCCTGCAACAGGTGATGTCCAAAGAAGTGCAAGTGAAAGGTTCCAGTGGATACACGCACGAGGATTTCAGTATGGTTGTGAAACATCTGACCCACTTCCATCATGAATTATCTACCCTTGTAACACAGGTATACAAACTGGATGATATCCAGGATGCCTTTAATACAGCCATTCAGGCCAAAGGAACGGTTAAAGTGGTTGTGGATTTAACTTAA
- a CDS encoding response regulator transcription factor, with protein sequence MIKILVVEDDIKLNRIICTYLTNNGYHAVGCFNPREAYDLMYNDMYDLLISDVMMPEIDGFEFAETVRQINKTIPILFVTARDDIASKQKGYQAGIDDYMVKPVDLDELVLRVGALLRRANIAHEKKLSVGSLLMDANDMTTTVNGEEVSVTVREFNILYKLLSYPKHTFSRAQLMDEFWGIDSQTSLRAVDVYIVKLRDKFSVCEDFKIVTVHGLGYKAVLQ encoded by the coding sequence ATGATCAAAATACTTGTGGTAGAGGACGACATTAAACTGAATCGTATTATCTGTACATATCTAACCAATAACGGATATCACGCTGTCGGATGCTTTAATCCGCGAGAGGCGTATGATTTGATGTATAACGACATGTACGATCTTCTGATTTCCGATGTCATGATGCCAGAGATCGACGGATTTGAGTTTGCCGAGACGGTAAGACAGATTAATAAAACCATTCCCATTCTTTTTGTCACAGCACGTGACGATATTGCCTCCAAACAAAAGGGCTATCAGGCAGGGATCGATGATTATATGGTCAAACCCGTGGATCTGGACGAGCTGGTCCTGCGTGTAGGTGCGCTGTTGAGGCGGGCCAATATTGCCCATGAGAAGAAACTGAGTGTAGGAAGTCTGTTGATGGATGCAAATGATATGACAACAACGGTGAATGGAGAGGAAGTTTCCGTAACTGTGCGAGAATTCAATATCCTTTACAAATTGCTTTCCTATCCCAAACATACCTTTTCCCGTGCACAGCTGATGGACGAGTTCTGGGGCATAGACAGTCAGACCAGCCTGCGTGCAGTGGACGTATACATTGTGAAACTTCGGGACAAGTTCTCCGTGTGTGAGGATTTTAAAATCGTGACCGTGCACGGACTTGGCTACAAGGCCGTATTGCAATGA
- a CDS encoding HAMP domain-containing sensor histidine kinase: MSKTQITDVRIKKPLLSWKEFLGTYLLLSTLTAGQALIYNAYLPVGYVPWPYIFGISGYWVIVSLIFCLVTARQKYNAFDKPMRKLSEAAKQVAEGDFSVYLEPIHRADKQNYVDVMFEDFNKMVEELNSIETLKNDFISNVSHEIKTPLSVIHGYAMALQQDDIRPELRKEYTDTIISSTNKLATLVVNILKLNKLENQEIIPVAEPYDLCRQLAECALYFEQTWEEKDIEFMVDIEDRAIIHAEESMLEIVWHNLFSNALKFTSPGGKISLKQTSDEDTITVMVSDTGCGMNEETMKHIFDKFFQGDPSHHGEGNGLGLALSLRVIELVGGVISVESEAQKGTTFTVKLKVGE; the protein is encoded by the coding sequence ATGAGCAAGACACAGATCACGGACGTGCGAATTAAAAAGCCACTACTATCATGGAAAGAGTTTCTCGGTACGTATCTCTTGTTGTCTACGTTGACCGCAGGACAAGCTCTCATCTATAACGCCTATCTGCCTGTGGGTTATGTCCCATGGCCTTATATTTTCGGTATCTCGGGCTACTGGGTCATCGTCAGTCTTATTTTTTGCCTGGTGACAGCAAGGCAGAAGTATAATGCCTTCGATAAGCCAATGCGCAAACTGAGTGAGGCTGCGAAGCAGGTAGCGGAAGGAGATTTCTCCGTGTATCTGGAACCGATTCACCGAGCGGACAAGCAGAATTACGTGGATGTGATGTTTGAGGATTTTAATAAAATGGTAGAAGAGCTGAACAGTATTGAAACGTTGAAAAATGATTTCATCTCCAATGTATCTCACGAGATTAAGACACCATTATCGGTCATCCACGGGTATGCCATGGCGTTGCAGCAGGATGATATACGTCCAGAACTCCGAAAAGAGTACACAGACACCATCATTTCTTCCACGAACAAACTCGCGACCCTTGTCGTTAATATCCTGAAGCTGAACAAATTGGAGAATCAGGAGATTATCCCTGTTGCCGAGCCTTATGATCTGTGCAGGCAGCTTGCTGAATGTGCTCTTTATTTTGAACAGACATGGGAAGAAAAAGACATTGAATTCATGGTGGATATCGAAGATCGTGCCATCATTCATGCGGAAGAAAGTATGCTGGAGATCGTATGGCATAATCTCTTCTCCAATGCGCTCAAATTCACATCTCCCGGAGGAAAGATCAGCCTCAAGCAGACGTCGGATGAAGACACCATTACAGTCATGGTATCGGACACAGGCTGTGGCATGAATGAAGAAACGATGAAACATATCTTCGATAAATTCTTTCAAGGGGACCCCTCCCATCACGGAGAGGGGAATGGCCTCGGCCTCGCTCTTTCGTTACGTGTTATCGAGTTAGTAGGGGGTGTTATTTCGGTGGAGAGCGAAGCGCAGAAGGGCACAACCTTCACCGTTAAGCTAAAAGTGGGAGAGTAA
- a CDS encoding methyl-accepting chemotaxis protein, which produces MQIMDNSFFRNNTAKVNNIIATILWLTLVAFCFFIRSKQVELAVVGSLFVELSIATFLMYRKKKPVTTMVVLMIAILTATTQYIQSPGAGMLIVVVLCVISLYLNRVLLYGFGAMYNIAYIVIYYADHQQYDTTFFMTIGFIELTIVALYFVCKRGRDLIQVALDKEAEARDLVNALDNMVKVIRENTSTLNTDIASCNDDIRNLKQMSDTVTSNIQEVTEGIRDQSGSITHISEMMNTADAQMVQINQMSHRLAQISSDNGQVVRQSSDRIVQMGNQMNMINGAVTDSMTTVQELDQSMDDVNTFLSAINQIADQTHLLALNANIEASRAGEAGAGFAVVAHEVKKLAQESSDTVKQINEIIHNIKRKTQLVVEKAAIGNAAVKEGEAITGQVLESFDHIRSTFEHVDQYIAKELDMTDQMSLIFTQVRTQVDHISDISQEHAVATEGVLATTQEQENNIDVIYEFIGRINHSSLRLQELIGNHNKE; this is translated from the coding sequence ATGCAAATCATGGACAACAGCTTTTTTAGAAACAATACCGCCAAAGTAAATAACATCATTGCTACGATTCTATGGCTGACACTGGTCGCATTCTGCTTCTTCATCCGTAGTAAGCAGGTTGAACTTGCAGTCGTAGGCTCTCTGTTCGTTGAGCTTTCCATTGCAACATTTTTGATGTATCGTAAGAAAAAACCGGTCACGACCATGGTTGTGCTAATGATTGCGATTCTGACAGCAACCACTCAATATATCCAATCTCCCGGAGCGGGTATGCTTATCGTGGTTGTGCTCTGTGTCATCTCACTCTATCTGAACCGGGTACTGTTGTATGGATTCGGAGCCATGTATAACATTGCTTATATCGTGATCTATTACGCGGACCATCAGCAATATGATACGACCTTTTTCATGACCATTGGGTTCATTGAATTGACCATTGTGGCTCTGTATTTTGTATGTAAACGAGGAAGAGACTTGATTCAGGTCGCCCTCGACAAAGAAGCAGAAGCCAGAGATCTTGTGAATGCACTCGATAATATGGTGAAGGTAATTCGAGAGAACACATCTACGTTAAATACCGATATTGCCAGTTGTAATGATGATATCCGTAATCTGAAGCAGATGAGCGACACCGTAACATCGAACATTCAGGAAGTGACTGAAGGCATTCGCGATCAATCGGGCAGCATTACACATATCAGCGAAATGATGAACACGGCAGATGCGCAGATGGTGCAGATCAATCAGATGTCACATCGCCTTGCCCAAATCTCATCCGATAACGGACAAGTTGTTCGTCAAAGCTCGGATCGAATTGTGCAAATGGGCAATCAGATGAACATGATTAACGGAGCGGTAACCGATTCGATGACGACAGTCCAGGAATTGGACCAAAGCATGGATGATGTGAATACCTTCCTGTCGGCCATTAACCAGATCGCGGATCAGACCCATCTTCTGGCATTAAATGCCAACATCGAAGCATCAAGAGCAGGGGAAGCTGGAGCTGGCTTTGCCGTCGTAGCCCATGAAGTCAAGAAGTTAGCACAGGAAAGTTCCGATACGGTCAAACAAATTAATGAGATCATTCATAATATCAAAAGAAAGACACAGCTCGTGGTGGAGAAGGCCGCCATCGGCAATGCTGCCGTAAAAGAAGGAGAAGCGATCACTGGACAGGTACTTGAGAGTTTCGACCACATCAGGTCCACATTCGAGCATGTTGATCAATACATAGCTAAGGAATTAGACATGACGGATCAGATGAGCCTGATCTTTACTCAAGTACGAACGCAAGTGGATCATATTTCCGATATTTCGCAAGAACATGCCGTCGCAACGGAAGGTGTACTGGCAACGACACAAGAACAGGAAAATAACATCGATGTTATCTACGAATTCATTGGCAGAATTAATCATTCAAGTCTGCGGTTGCAGGAACTCATTGGTAATCATAATAAGGAGTGA
- a CDS encoding alpha/beta hydrolase gives MDQQQQMAMVQRMRQNVVGTDAALQPSSAYAVTVEEVMIPTTKGDSRVLVYKPDRDHPAPLPVFFNMHGGGFIFGQAEMDDPWCRLIADRANCVVINIDYSLAPEHKFPTAVHECYDVVQWVHTNPESLSVNPSLFAIGGHSAGGNLAAAVCLLNQQRGSELPIVLQVMDYVVLDVATNPAEKPSFEEAIPADIARTFNAMYLVTPEDAHDPLASPVLAKSLEGLPEALIITAEKDSLAQEARTYAARLEASGVKVTLKEYEGAAHGFTHFGDLQMAEDAWYRMSDKIREAFSK, from the coding sequence ATGGATCAACAACAACAAATGGCAATGGTACAACGTATGCGTCAAAATGTCGTCGGTACAGACGCAGCTCTTCAACCCAGTTCCGCGTATGCTGTCACAGTGGAAGAAGTCATGATTCCTACGACAAAAGGTGATTCGCGTGTACTGGTGTATAAACCGGATAGGGATCATCCCGCTCCTCTGCCAGTCTTCTTCAATATGCATGGGGGTGGCTTCATCTTCGGACAAGCAGAGATGGATGATCCATGGTGTCGCCTGATCGCTGATCGTGCTAATTGTGTGGTTATCAATATCGATTACAGTCTTGCACCAGAGCACAAGTTCCCAACAGCGGTCCATGAATGTTACGACGTTGTGCAGTGGGTCCACACCAATCCCGAATCCTTATCAGTTAACCCGTCGCTTTTCGCCATTGGAGGGCATAGTGCTGGTGGTAATCTTGCTGCAGCAGTATGTTTATTGAATCAGCAACGTGGAAGCGAGCTGCCGATTGTTCTTCAGGTTATGGATTATGTCGTGTTGGATGTAGCTACAAATCCGGCCGAGAAACCGAGTTTTGAAGAAGCCATTCCAGCCGATATCGCCAGAACGTTCAACGCGATGTACCTTGTTACGCCAGAAGATGCACATGACCCGTTAGCTTCACCTGTGCTCGCAAAATCATTAGAGGGTCTTCCGGAAGCACTGATCATTACCGCGGAGAAAGATTCACTAGCTCAAGAAGCAAGAACATATGCAGCAAGGCTGGAAGCAAGCGGTGTGAAGGTGACTCTTAAGGAGTATGAGGGAGCGGCTCATGGATTTACGCATTTTGGTGATCTCCAGATGGCTGAGGATGCCTGGTATCGGATGAGTGACAAGATTAGAGAGGCATTTTCTAAATAA
- a CDS encoding type III polyketide synthase: MNQYNSPSDIAILGMGTALPAHAVAQSDIAELIASSLQDRPDLARFARRIFKSCGVETRYTVEPSYLGSLEECRYLPSGDVSDIPTTEERMHTYKREALPLGLEAAERALKDSGMSPKSITHIITVSCTGQYLPGLDVMLIRHLGLSARVNRLPLIFQGCAAGLKAIQMARDVVQGAPGSQVLIVCVELCTLHFQPVQDREALFAASFFGDAASSCVVGTPEPQHTDYLSLGTGYSVLLPDSTEDMTWEVGNLGYDLYLSPRIPKLLGVHLEEELRLLLQSEQLPELWAIHPGGRGIVDSVQNVMKLRDEQTKYSRNVLRTFGNLSSNTILFVLNAMREDMKAQEQSSTDGVAMAFGPGLTAELMKFTYVPSLSSVMEEHDHVLL; this comes from the coding sequence ATGAACCAATATAACAGTCCATCCGATATCGCGATTCTTGGCATGGGAACGGCTCTACCTGCTCACGCCGTAGCGCAGTCAGATATTGCAGAGCTGATCGCTTCTTCTCTTCAGGATCGGCCAGATTTGGCCCGCTTTGCCAGGCGCATATTCAAGTCCTGTGGTGTTGAAACACGATATACCGTGGAACCGAGCTATCTGGGTTCACTGGAAGAATGCCGTTATCTGCCCTCTGGTGATGTATCAGACATCCCGACAACCGAAGAACGAATGCATACATACAAGCGAGAGGCGCTTCCGCTCGGGCTCGAGGCGGCAGAGAGAGCACTGAAGGATTCAGGCATGTCTCCTAAGAGCATCACGCATATCATCACGGTCAGCTGTACCGGTCAATATCTTCCGGGTCTGGATGTTATGCTCATCCGTCATTTGGGTTTGTCTGCCCGTGTCAATCGACTGCCGCTGATCTTTCAGGGGTGTGCGGCAGGGTTGAAAGCCATTCAGATGGCACGAGATGTCGTGCAGGGTGCTCCGGGATCACAGGTACTTATTGTCTGTGTAGAGTTGTGTACACTTCATTTTCAGCCGGTGCAAGATCGGGAAGCGCTGTTTGCAGCTTCATTCTTCGGAGACGCTGCTTCTTCTTGCGTGGTCGGTACACCCGAACCTCAGCACACGGATTATCTGAGTCTGGGAACGGGTTATTCTGTGCTTCTTCCGGATTCGACTGAAGATATGACCTGGGAGGTGGGGAATCTGGGGTATGACCTGTATCTATCCCCACGCATTCCGAAGCTGTTAGGTGTTCATCTGGAAGAGGAACTGCGTCTCTTATTGCAAAGTGAACAGCTTCCTGAACTATGGGCCATTCATCCGGGAGGACGCGGGATTGTGGACTCTGTGCAGAATGTCATGAAGCTGCGAGACGAGCAAACGAAATACAGCAGGAATGTCCTCAGAACGTTTGGTAACTTATCGTCCAATACCATTCTGTTTGTACTGAATGCGATGCGTGAGGACATGAAGGCACAGGAGCAATCCTCTACAGATGGTGTAGCCATGGCATTTGGACCGGGACTCACCGCAGAGCTGATGAAATTCACTTATGTACCCTCATTATCTTCCGTGATGGAGGAGCACGATCATGTCCTTCTTTAG